The proteins below are encoded in one region of Apium graveolens cultivar Ventura chromosome 4, ASM990537v1, whole genome shotgun sequence:
- the LOC141716690 gene encoding ARS-binding protein 1-like codes for MASHLKGVTKSTITDEARKALCEYKRENSPCTQKDLQLWLENKFHLKVSQGTISNTLKRSADYLAANYLEKRKDIKRHKTAKYPDMEKVLYEWFLQYQDRVNMTGELILEKAKETMKILYPQQDQEHTFSQGWLEKFKLRHGIKSFRHFGESGYVDVQDMEKKLESIREKINQFPMKDVFNMDETGLFYRLQADHSLATKQLEGRKQDKERLTVVICCNEDGSEKIPLWIIGKYAKPRCFKNVNMDSLNCHYRANKRAWMTSVLFDEYIRWFDSQMQGRRILFMVDNCPAHPKNIEGLQNVELYFLPPNMTSKIQPCDAGIIRAFKMHYRRRFYRGLLEGYELGQSDITPEEYIHELEVMIKDLGYRNKMDVNNFLDYPGENESCSEVQSIEEIANTILENSVEDDLEDDTTPLEPVTRKEALKASKMLNNFLMQHESTTPELLDAIRKIRDELHVDLNYMKKQTTIESYFTKM; via the exons ATGGCTTCTCATCTAAAAGGTGTCACAAAATCAACAATAACGGATGAAGCAAGAAAAGCATTATGTGAATATAAAAGAGAAAATTCACCATGCACTCAAAAAGATCTCCAGTTGTGGCTCGAGAATAAGTTTCATCTAAAAGTTAGTCAAGGTACAATATCAAATACACTGAAAAGGTCAGCAGACTATCTTGCAGCTAATTACTTGGAGAAAAGAAAAGATATTAAGCGACATAAAACAGCAAAATATCCAGATATGGAGAAGGTTCTCTATGAATGGTTTCTCCAGTACCAAGATCGTGTTAATATGACAGGAGAGCTAATTTTAGAGAAGGCAAAAGAGACCATGAAAATTTTATACCCTCAACAAGATCAGGAGCACACTTTTTCTCAAGGTTGGCTTGAGAAATTCAAGTTAAGACATGGTATTAAGTCATTTCGTCACTTTGGAGAAAGTGGTTATGTTGATGTACAGGACATGGAGAAGAAACTGGAGTCTATAAGGGAAAAAATAAACCAGTTCCCTATGAAAGATGTTTTTAACATGGACGAAACTGGTTTGTTTTACAGGTTACAAGCTGATCACTCTCTTGCTACGAAACAACTTGAAGGAAGAAAACAAGACAAAGAAAGGCTCACGGTTGTTATATGTTGCAATGAAGATGGCTCTGAAAAAATTCCTTTATGGATTATTGGAAAGTATGCAAAGCCACGGTGCTTCAAGAATGTTAACATGGACAGCTTGAATTGTCATTATCGTGCAAACAAAAGAGCTTGGATGACTAGTGTACTTTTTGATGAATACATTCGTTGGTTTGATAGCCAAATGCAAGGCAGAAGAATTTTGTTTATGGTAGATAACTGTCCAGCACATCcaaaaaatattgaaggactacaaAATGTTGAGTTGTACTTCTTGCCACCTAACATGACATCAAAAATCCAACCTTGTGATGCAGGAATTATAAGAGCTTTCAAGATGCACTATCGCAGGAGATTTTATCGTGGGTTATTAGAAGGTTATGAGTTGGGACAATCTG ATATAACTCCGGAAGAATACATTCATGAACTTGAGGTGATGATTAAGGATCTAGGTTATCGTAATAAAATGGATGTTAATAACTTCTTAGATTATCCGggtgaaaatgaatcatgttccGAGGTCCAGAGTATAGAAGAGATTGCAAACACCATCCTTGAAAATAGTGTTGAAGATGATCTTGAAGACGATACAACACCGTTGGAGCCGGTTACACGTAAAGAAGCACTCAAGGCATCAAAAATGCTTAATAACTTTTTGATGCAACATGAAAGCACCACACCCGAGCTTTTGGATGCAATAAGGAAGATTAGGGATGAGCTtcatgttgatttaaattatatgaaaaagcaaactacaattgaatcatattttacaaagatgtaa